One Bradyrhizobium sp. CCGB12 genomic window carries:
- a CDS encoding DUF2200 domain-containing protein, whose translation MAKHRIYTTSFASVYPFYVAKAEKKGRTKAEVDQVISWLTGYGQEELETQLKEQTDFETFFAEAPKINPSRALIKGVICGVRVEDIKERTMQEIRYLDKLIDELARGKAMDKILRK comes from the coding sequence ATGGCAAAGCATCGAATCTATACGACAAGCTTCGCGAGCGTTTATCCGTTCTATGTAGCGAAGGCGGAGAAAAAGGGACGTACCAAGGCGGAGGTTGATCAGGTCATCTCGTGGTTGACTGGCTACGGTCAGGAGGAGCTGGAGACGCAGCTGAAAGAACAAACCGACTTTGAGACATTCTTTGCAGAGGCTCCCAAGATCAATCCGTCGCGAGCCCTCATTAAAGGCGTAATTTGCGGTGTTCGAGTGGAGGACATCAAAGAGCGAACTATGCAGGAGATTCGCTACTTGGATAAACTGATCGACGAGTTGGCTCGTGGAAAAGCAATGGACAAAATTCTACGAAAATAG
- a CDS encoding nuclear transport factor 2 family protein, whose amino-acid sequence MMNLTSSTSFDFKAEIIGAYSAWDFAFNKADAKAVAATYVSNAKVLPPTHQVISGPEEIENFFAGLFSGGFTDHKLTIIDAGGDEKVVYSTAKWSAEGKGPDGSRQSAGGIATHVFERQADGSLKLRLHTFN is encoded by the coding sequence ATGATGAACCTGACCTCCTCGACGAGCTTCGACTTCAAAGCCGAAATTATTGGAGCTTATTCCGCCTGGGATTTTGCGTTCAACAAAGCTGACGCGAAAGCGGTCGCCGCGACGTATGTTTCGAACGCCAAAGTGCTACCGCCAACGCATCAGGTCATATCGGGTCCGGAAGAAATCGAAAATTTCTTCGCCGGGCTGTTTTCAGGCGGATTCACTGATCACAAACTGACAATCATAGACGCGGGTGGAGACGAGAAGGTCGTCTACAGCACCGCAAAATGGTCGGCCGAGGGCAAGGGACCGGATGGGAGCCGCCAAAGTGCCGGCGGCATTGCAACCCATGTGTTCGAGCGCCAGGCGGACGGCTCACTGAAGCTGAGGTTACATACCTTCAACTGA
- a CDS encoding AAA family ATPase translates to MNIAEWLRSLGLERYTHAFQEAEVTPDVLQELTETDLRELGLPLGPRKIVLKAIQARSSSIAPIAPDAGEPTEQIRPALPSEADRRQLTVMFVDLVGSTALASGRDPEELRDLMQAYHNAVAGEIARFEGHIAKFLGDGVLAYFGWPRAHEDEAERAVRAGLRVTKAVASLTEPGGLALAARVGIATGLVVVGELIGEGEARERTVIGETPNLAARLQSLAEPSDVVIAESTRRLLAEAFIYQDLGMMPLKGFPELVQAWLVIGEGVAESRFDAQHGMATTALVGRNQELALLLDRWEQAKEREGQIVLLGGEAGIGKSRLVRALRDHLAGAPHTPLSHFCSPFHTNTALYPIIGLLERAAGIRREDAPEEQLDKLEAMLALATNDLHDSAPVLADLLTIPAGGRYPPLTLSPHQKKERTFRALLEQIQGLSARQPLLAVYEDVHWADPTMLELLDRAVDEVQRLPILMIITFRPEFVPRWTGRGHVTSLSLSRLGRRQGAAVIDRITGGKILPQEVLEQILAKTDGVPLFVEELTKAVVESGLLKDRGSRYELMGPLPPLAIPTTLQDSLMARLDRLAPVKEVAQIAACIGREFGHDLLRSVTALDEHSLQRALNDLLTAELIFRRGAPPDIGYSFKHALVQDIAHESLLKSKRQQIHARIAAALEEHYPARAEAEPETIALHLMQGGLAGKAVGYWLRAGRIAAGRSANLEAITHLTRGLEALKANPEGPERDRLELALQTAIGGPLIAIHGYTAPQLGTAFSRAHALCYELDDTAALFATLSGKFIFHFVRGDFGAMQGLVAEAQRAAERTGDTALELATHRLAALTAMHAGDFLTARSEFETILGRYRPDAHRPPPVHYVHDPKASALPYLAIVLWILGYPEQARRASRAAYEYAAELNQTNLTAHVQVYGGAGPAELMADVAGVHAHAEAIIDLADQHSLNYWRLSGLILRGWTMAQESNVEGGLALMRLSLNERGRLGASWYQVRYLWMLAAMYHQLGDDDNGLATLAEAKAIAERNGEHMWEAELMRLDGELHRTGGAPAEEIEDYLQAAIRVAQSQGAKSFELRAAMSLARLLRDQGKMADARGLLGPVYGWFTEGFETPDLCSAKALLEELTEVS, encoded by the coding sequence GTGAATATAGCCGAATGGCTTCGCAGTCTTGGGCTGGAGCGCTACACCCACGCCTTCCAGGAAGCCGAAGTCACGCCTGATGTCCTGCAAGAGCTAACCGAAACGGATCTGCGAGAACTTGGCTTGCCGCTCGGGCCGCGCAAGATCGTACTGAAGGCAATTCAAGCACGCTCGTCATCGATCGCTCCCATCGCACCTGACGCAGGTGAGCCAACCGAACAGATAAGGCCGGCACTGCCCTCAGAGGCGGATCGTCGGCAGCTTACGGTCATGTTCGTCGACTTGGTCGGGTCGACCGCACTCGCCTCGGGGCGCGACCCCGAGGAGCTACGTGACCTCATGCAGGCCTACCACAACGCCGTGGCGGGCGAGATCGCCCGGTTCGAAGGCCACATCGCCAAGTTCTTGGGCGACGGCGTTCTTGCGTATTTCGGTTGGCCGCGGGCGCATGAAGATGAGGCGGAGCGCGCCGTCCGCGCCGGGCTTCGCGTGACCAAGGCGGTCGCCTCCCTTACCGAGCCGGGCGGTTTAGCGCTTGCCGCTCGCGTCGGCATTGCAACCGGTCTGGTCGTGGTCGGCGAACTCATAGGCGAGGGAGAGGCTCGCGAGCGGACCGTGATCGGCGAAACCCCGAACCTGGCTGCCCGGTTGCAGAGTCTGGCCGAGCCCAGCGATGTGGTGATCGCCGAGTCTACGCGCCGCCTCCTCGCCGAAGCCTTCATCTACCAGGACCTTGGCATGATGCCTCTCAAGGGTTTCCCGGAACTGGTGCAGGCCTGGCTCGTCATCGGCGAGGGCGTGGCCGAGAGTCGGTTCGATGCCCAGCACGGCATGGCAACAACCGCACTGGTCGGACGGAATCAAGAGCTTGCATTGCTCTTGGACCGCTGGGAGCAGGCGAAGGAGCGTGAGGGACAGATCGTCCTGCTCGGCGGCGAAGCAGGCATTGGCAAGTCTCGGCTCGTGCGGGCATTGCGCGACCATCTCGCAGGTGCGCCGCACACGCCACTGAGCCATTTCTGTTCTCCGTTCCATACCAACACCGCGTTGTACCCAATCATTGGCCTCCTCGAACGGGCCGCCGGAATACGACGGGAGGACGCTCCTGAAGAACAGCTCGATAAACTCGAGGCCATGCTCGCTCTTGCTACAAACGACTTGCATGACAGCGCGCCGGTTCTTGCGGACCTCTTGACGATCCCGGCAGGTGGGAGATACCCGCCACTAACGCTTAGTCCACACCAGAAGAAAGAACGAACGTTCCGGGCCCTCCTCGAGCAGATACAAGGCCTGTCGGCGCGGCAGCCGCTGCTTGCCGTGTACGAGGATGTCCACTGGGCAGATCCTACCATGCTCGAACTCCTCGACCGGGCGGTCGACGAGGTGCAGAGACTTCCTATTCTGATGATTATCACCTTCCGGCCGGAATTCGTTCCTCGCTGGACAGGCCGTGGACACGTGACATCGCTCTCTTTGAGCCGGCTAGGCCGAAGGCAAGGAGCGGCTGTGATCGACCGGATCACGGGCGGCAAAATACTTCCACAGGAGGTTCTTGAGCAGATCTTGGCTAAAACTGACGGGGTGCCTCTATTTGTCGAGGAACTCACCAAGGCCGTCGTCGAATCCGGGCTGCTCAAAGACCGGGGCAGCCGCTATGAGTTGATGGGTCCGTTGCCACCGCTGGCGATCCCGACCACGCTGCAGGACTCGTTGATGGCCCGCCTCGATCGGTTGGCGCCGGTCAAGGAAGTCGCCCAGATCGCGGCATGCATTGGGCGCGAATTCGGACACGACCTTCTAAGATCAGTAACGGCCCTCGACGAACACTCGCTCCAGCGTGCTCTCAATGACCTGTTGACAGCGGAACTCATATTCCGCCGTGGAGCACCTCCGGATATCGGCTACAGTTTCAAACATGCGCTGGTCCAAGACATCGCGCATGAGAGTCTCTTGAAGAGCAAGCGGCAGCAGATTCACGCCCGCATCGCAGCAGCTCTCGAGGAACATTATCCTGCCCGTGCCGAGGCTGAGCCGGAGACGATCGCTTTGCACCTCATGCAGGGTGGACTGGCGGGAAAGGCAGTCGGCTATTGGCTGCGGGCGGGCCGGATTGCCGCGGGACGTTCCGCCAATCTCGAAGCGATCACTCACCTCACAAGGGGGCTGGAGGCACTCAAGGCGAATCCAGAAGGACCGGAGCGCGATCGCCTGGAACTCGCGCTGCAAACGGCAATCGGAGGTCCGCTGATTGCCATTCACGGGTACACCGCTCCGCAACTGGGCACAGCCTTCAGCAGAGCTCACGCGCTCTGTTATGAACTCGATGACACCGCTGCCCTGTTCGCCACTCTTAGCGGGAAGTTCATTTTCCACTTCGTGCGCGGCGACTTTGGCGCCATGCAGGGCCTTGTTGCCGAGGCGCAGCGCGCCGCCGAGCGCACCGGGGATACGGCACTTGAATTGGCGACACATCGTTTGGCGGCACTCACCGCCATGCATGCCGGCGATTTTCTCACGGCTCGGTCGGAGTTCGAAACGATCTTGGGTCGTTATCGACCGGACGCGCATCGGCCGCCGCCTGTCCACTATGTCCATGACCCCAAAGCCTCGGCACTACCCTACTTGGCGATTGTGCTTTGGATCCTTGGCTACCCTGAACAGGCCCGGAGGGCCAGCCGTGCGGCGTATGAATACGCTGCGGAGTTGAATCAAACGAATCTTACCGCGCACGTGCAGGTCTATGGTGGAGCGGGGCCTGCCGAGTTGATGGCGGACGTGGCGGGTGTGCATGCGCACGCCGAAGCCATCATCGATCTCGCCGATCAGCACAGTTTGAACTATTGGCGCTTGAGCGGTCTCATCCTGCGGGGCTGGACGATGGCACAGGAAAGCAACGTGGAGGGCGGCCTGGCCCTCATGCGCCTGAGTCTGAACGAGCGGGGCAGGCTCGGAGCTAGCTGGTACCAGGTGCGTTATTTGTGGATGCTCGCGGCGATGTATCACCAATTGGGCGACGACGACAACGGACTGGCCACCCTGGCCGAAGCAAAGGCCATTGCTGAGCGCAATGGTGAACATATGTGGGAGGCGGAACTCATGCGCCTTGACGGCGAACTGCATCGCACTGGTGGCGCTCCAGCCGAGGAGATCGAGGATTACTTGCAAGCGGCGATCAGGGTGGCGCAAAGCCAAGGCGCGAAATCCTTTGAATTGCGTGCTGCCATGAGTTTGGCTCGGCTGTTGCGCGACCAGGGCAAGATGGCCGACGCGCGAGGCCTCCTTGGTCCCGTTTACGGCTGGTTTACGGAAGGCTTCGAAACACCAGACCTTTGTTCTGCCAAGGCACTGTTGGAGGAGCTTACTGAAGTTTCTTAA
- a CDS encoding AAA family ATPase encodes MARLITLAGLPGVGKSNIARVLARRTGAIWLRIDSMDQAIWASGTAPVDLLDWTYRAAQAVATDNLVLGLDVIADCVNDCEEAREGWETAARKAGAEVVWIEVVCGDSDEHRRRIETRSTDIAGQSLPSWNAVTGRAYAPWERDHFTVDTARRSLEECVEEAMRLLHGR; translated from the coding sequence ATGGCGAGACTCATTACGCTTGCTGGTTTGCCGGGGGTCGGCAAGTCAAACATTGCTCGGGTTTTGGCTCGGCGTACCGGAGCTATCTGGCTGCGGATCGATTCGATGGATCAGGCGATCTGGGCATCCGGTACTGCACCGGTTGATCTCCTGGACTGGACCTACCGAGCTGCTCAAGCCGTCGCGACCGACAATCTGGTCCTTGGCCTGGACGTGATCGCCGACTGTGTGAACGATTGCGAAGAGGCTCGGGAAGGCTGGGAAACTGCCGCGCGGAAGGCTGGTGCCGAAGTCGTTTGGATCGAGGTGGTGTGCGGCGATTCCGACGAGCATCGGCGCAGGATTGAAACCAGGTCGACCGACATCGCCGGGCAGTCGCTGCCCAGCTGGAATGCGGTCACCGGCCGAGCCTACGCTCCCTGGGAACGCGATCACTTCACGGTCGACACGGCACGCCGAAGTCTTGAGGAGTGCGTGGAAGAGGCGATGCGCCTGCTTCATGGGCGGTAG
- a CDS encoding ABC transporter substrate-binding protein — MRRREIIAAFAAMAAVWPPPVRAQRGGRKLWRVGHLIGGTPAGTSRVSVGLIEGLRDLGYIEGRDYVIEYRYAEGRYDRFPELAAELVRLNVDVVVLGTPAAIPAMRNATSTIPIIMSNVSDPVGSGFVSSLARPGGNVTGLATSHESTTAKQIEFLSEILPKLSRIGVLANPDSPTTVPGLATVQAAARQVVVELWRADARNADEIDTAFVQFAQQHVEAVVVITDAVFALHRRRIAELAMKARLPTTFAHREYVVDGGTLSYGYDIKDFLRRSAALVDKIFKGANPADLPIEQPTRFFLTINLKTARAIGLKLPESFLLRADEVIEQGWACCDCSQPQLAIADISMLGRMTASGAAAVTCHI, encoded by the coding sequence ATGCGACGGCGGGAGATCATCGCAGCGTTTGCCGCTATGGCAGCAGTCTGGCCGCCCCCGGTGCGGGCCCAGCGAGGTGGGCGAAAACTCTGGCGTGTCGGACACTTGATCGGAGGAACGCCGGCCGGAACGTCGCGGGTCAGTGTCGGGCTCATCGAGGGGCTGCGCGATTTGGGTTATATCGAGGGGCGGGACTACGTCATCGAATACCGTTATGCCGAAGGTCGTTACGACAGATTTCCCGAACTTGCCGCCGAACTGGTTCGTTTGAACGTCGATGTCGTCGTCTTGGGCACGCCCGCCGCCATTCCCGCGATGCGGAACGCAACGAGCACCATACCGATCATCATGAGTAATGTGAGCGATCCGGTTGGTAGCGGCTTCGTGTCCAGCCTTGCGAGGCCGGGTGGCAATGTCACCGGCCTTGCGACCTCACATGAGAGCACGACTGCCAAGCAGATTGAATTTCTATCTGAGATCCTGCCCAAGCTCTCTCGCATCGGGGTTCTCGCCAACCCGGATAGCCCGACGACCGTGCCGGGGCTCGCAACGGTTCAGGCGGCGGCCCGACAAGTCGTTGTTGAGCTATGGCGGGCCGATGCGCGCAACGCAGACGAGATCGATACCGCCTTCGTCCAGTTTGCCCAACAGCATGTCGAGGCCGTTGTTGTCATCACTGATGCCGTCTTCGCCTTGCATCGCAGACGCATTGCGGAGCTCGCGATGAAGGCCAGGCTGCCAACGACGTTTGCCCACCGCGAATACGTGGTCGATGGCGGAACTCTCAGCTATGGCTACGACATCAAGGATTTCCTCCGCCGCTCGGCGGCTCTCGTCGACAAGATCTTCAAGGGAGCCAATCCTGCTGATTTGCCGATCGAGCAGCCCACACGGTTCTTTCTGACAATCAACCTCAAGACCGCGAGGGCGATCGGACTGAAGCTTCCTGAATCGTTTCTGTTGCGCGCCGACGAGGTGATCGAACAGGGCTGGGCTTGCTGCGACTGCTCACAGCCGCAATTGGCCATAGCTGACATTTCAATGCTCGGACGAATGACCGCTTCTGGAGCTGCCGCGGTCACTTGCCATATATAA
- a CDS encoding TetR/AcrR family transcriptional regulator encodes MPSQAPVQLPRGRPRSFDVDAAVARAMNEFWSRGYHATALPDLLRATRLSRGSLYAAFGDKHSLFLRALDRYIADAVTRMDVELGPGGEPADGLRAFLSGYVERTSGANGRRGCLLVATAMELAGQDAEVARRVAGFFKAMEARLAGALSRAKAAGQLADGVDPSSAARILVCFVEGLRVVGKTAPARTTSQATADALLHRFIR; translated from the coding sequence ATGCCTTCTCAGGCCCCAGTGCAATTGCCCCGTGGCCGTCCCCGAAGTTTCGACGTGGACGCCGCCGTCGCGCGTGCGATGAACGAATTCTGGTCGCGCGGCTATCACGCTACGGCGCTGCCGGACCTGCTTCGGGCCACAAGGCTCTCGCGGGGCAGCCTTTACGCCGCGTTCGGCGACAAACACTCGCTCTTCCTGCGCGCGCTCGATCGCTACATTGCCGATGCCGTGACACGGATGGATGTCGAACTCGGGCCCGGCGGGGAGCCGGCCGACGGCCTGCGAGCCTTTCTTTCCGGCTACGTCGAGCGCACGAGCGGCGCCAATGGCCGGCGCGGATGCCTGCTGGTGGCCACGGCCATGGAGTTGGCTGGCCAGGACGCCGAAGTCGCGCGCCGCGTCGCGGGCTTTTTCAAAGCCATGGAAGCCAGGCTTGCGGGTGCATTGTCCCGCGCAAAGGCGGCGGGCCAGCTCGCCGATGGCGTCGATCCCTCCAGTGCAGCCAGAATTCTCGTCTGTTTCGTCGAGGGGTTGCGCGTGGTCGGCAAGACGGCGCCGGCACGGACGACGTCGCAAGCCACCGCTGACGCTCTGCTCCACCGCTTCATCCGGTAA
- a CDS encoding alpha/beta fold hydrolase yields MRFRNLFIAVLVTVSFTAAQAAPQWLSLPPTPTLPKATRSGLAPVNGIKVWYAMFGRGEPVLLLHGGLANANYWGHQVRALQRHYQVIVMESRGHGRSSRNQEPYGYDLMASDVIGLLDDLRIRKTAIVGWSDGAIIGLDIAMKHPERVSRLFAFAANSDPSGVADIASSNVFNAYIARAGEEYKRLSPTPTAYKSFVDDITKMWESQPKWTASDLAAIKVPTWIVDGDHDEAIKRENTEFMAANIPGAGLLIQPEVSHFSFLQDREQFNDDVLHFLARGGDKSGAGAK; encoded by the coding sequence ATGCGCTTTCGCAATCTCTTCATTGCAGTTCTCGTCACGGTCTCGTTCACCGCGGCACAGGCGGCGCCGCAATGGCTGAGCCTGCCGCCGACGCCGACCTTGCCGAAGGCGACGAGAAGCGGCCTCGCGCCCGTCAACGGCATCAAGGTCTGGTACGCAATGTTCGGCCGGGGTGAACCCGTCCTGTTGCTGCATGGTGGCCTCGCCAACGCCAATTACTGGGGCCATCAGGTCCGCGCGCTGCAGCGGCACTATCAGGTCATCGTCATGGAGAGCCGCGGCCACGGGCGCAGCAGCCGCAACCAGGAGCCGTATGGCTACGATTTGATGGCCTCGGACGTGATCGGGCTGCTCGATGATCTCAGGATCAGGAAGACCGCGATCGTCGGCTGGAGCGACGGCGCGATCATCGGACTCGACATTGCCATGAAGCACCCGGAGCGGGTGAGCAGGCTGTTCGCCTTCGCGGCCAACTCGGATCCGTCGGGCGTTGCGGACATCGCATCGAGCAACGTCTTCAACGCCTACATCGCCAGGGCCGGAGAGGAGTACAAGCGTCTCTCGCCGACGCCGACGGCGTACAAGAGCTTCGTCGACGACATCACCAAGATGTGGGAGAGTCAGCCGAAATGGACGGCCTCCGACCTCGCGGCGATCAAGGTGCCAACCTGGATCGTGGACGGCGATCATGACGAGGCGATCAAGCGCGAGAACACCGAGTTCATGGCGGCCAACATTCCGGGGGCCGGCCTGCTGATCCAGCCTGAGGTCAGTCACTTCTCGTTCCTGCAGGATCGCGAGCAGTTCAACGATGACGTGCTGCATTTCCTGGCGCGTGGCGGTGACAAGTCGGGAGCCGGGGCGAAGTGA
- a CDS encoding LysR family transcriptional regulator, translated as MGRFESMSIVLAVTETGSLSAAARRQKIPLATVSRKISELEADLRTKLFNRSTRALVPTEAGLSYAAAAKRILADVAEAERAASGEYATPRGELSVTTLVALGRLCLQPILAEFLVAFPEVDVQLNLQDRTLNLLDEHIDVALRVGDLADSNLIAVRVGEIHRLACASPAYLKSRGTPKTPDDLCAHDCISYPPMQSPTAWRFKREQTDYEIPVHSRFVASNLESACDAARAGIGITVVFSYLAAEAINSRELVPLLQEFQPPPQPVSFVYSPNRFMPAKLRVFLDFAVPRLRARLADLPKGAASPKPRT; from the coding sequence ATGGGCCGTTTCGAAAGCATGTCGATCGTCTTGGCAGTAACGGAGACCGGTAGCTTGTCGGCCGCGGCCCGCCGCCAGAAAATCCCGCTGGCGACGGTGAGCCGAAAAATTTCCGAGCTCGAAGCGGACCTGCGCACCAAGCTATTCAACCGGTCGACCCGCGCGCTTGTCCCGACGGAGGCAGGGCTTTCATACGCGGCCGCAGCCAAGCGGATTCTCGCCGACGTCGCCGAAGCCGAGCGCGCCGCGTCCGGCGAGTACGCGACACCGCGCGGGGAACTGAGCGTTACGACCCTCGTCGCGCTCGGCCGCTTGTGCCTGCAGCCAATCCTGGCGGAGTTCCTGGTGGCGTTCCCGGAGGTCGACGTTCAACTCAATCTACAGGATCGAACGCTCAATCTCCTGGACGAGCACATCGACGTTGCGCTTCGGGTCGGCGATCTCGCCGACAGCAACCTGATCGCCGTTCGTGTCGGGGAAATTCATCGCCTGGCTTGCGCCAGCCCGGCCTATCTGAAATCCCGCGGCACGCCGAAAACGCCTGACGATCTCTGTGCGCACGACTGCATTAGCTATCCTCCGATGCAGTCGCCAACCGCTTGGCGATTCAAACGGGAGCAGACCGACTACGAGATACCCGTGCATTCCCGCTTTGTTGCGAGCAATCTGGAGTCGGCCTGTGATGCCGCGCGCGCGGGCATAGGGATCACTGTGGTGTTCTCCTATCTCGCCGCCGAAGCGATAAATTCGAGAGAATTGGTTCCGCTGCTCCAGGAATTTCAGCCGCCGCCGCAGCCTGTCAGCTTCGTGTATTCGCCCAATCGTTTCATGCCGGCCAAATTGCGCGTCTTTCTCGACTTCGCGGTACCACGCCTCAGGGCGCGCCTCGCCGACCTGCCAAAAGGCGCAGCTTCGCCGAAGCCCCGCACGTAA
- a CDS encoding SDR family oxidoreductase produces the protein MTQTAGTALITGASTGIGAIYADRLAKRGHDLILVARNKQRLASLARRLANETGRKVETVEADLTSPADLRRVEDILKTNAGISVLVNNAGVGASAPLVTSDADKMEDMINLNVIALTRLTYAAVPGFVARGNGTIINIASIVAIAPEVLNGVYGGSKAFVLAFSQSLVHELAGKGIRVQAVLPGATATEFWDVAGTPVHQLPPQIVMSADDLVDAALAGLDLGETVTIPSLPDKAEWDRHETARLAMTNKLSSAIPAPRYNLARA, from the coding sequence ATGACCCAGACTGCAGGCACTGCCCTCATTACCGGCGCATCAACCGGCATCGGCGCGATCTACGCCGATCGGTTGGCCAAGCGTGGCCATGATCTCATTCTTGTTGCCCGCAACAAGCAGCGGCTCGCGTCGCTGGCGCGCCGCCTCGCCAACGAGACGGGCCGGAAAGTGGAGACGGTCGAAGCCGATCTCACGTCCCCGGCGGACTTACGGCGCGTCGAGGACATCCTCAAGACCAACGCCGGCATCTCAGTGCTGGTCAACAATGCAGGCGTCGGCGCATCGGCCCCGCTGGTGACCTCCGATGCCGACAAGATGGAAGACATGATCAACCTGAACGTTATCGCGCTGACGCGGCTGACCTATGCCGCAGTCCCTGGATTTGTCGCCCGCGGCAACGGCACGATCATCAACATTGCGTCGATTGTCGCGATCGCACCGGAGGTGCTGAATGGCGTCTACGGCGGCTCGAAAGCCTTCGTGCTCGCATTCAGTCAATCGCTCGTTCACGAGCTCGCTGGCAAGGGCATCCGCGTGCAGGCCGTGCTGCCTGGCGCCACCGCCACCGAGTTCTGGGATGTCGCCGGCACGCCGGTGCATCAGCTTCCGCCGCAAATCGTGATGTCGGCCGACGATCTGGTCGATGCGGCGCTCGCGGGTCTCGACCTCGGCGAGACCGTGACCATCCCGTCGCTGCCGGACAAGGCCGAATGGGATCGCCATGAGACCGCTCGCCTCGCCATGACGAACAAGCTCTCGAGCGCCATTCCGGCCCCCCGTTACAACCTCGCTCGCGCGTGA
- a CDS encoding YkgB family protein encodes MSRIITQTPEPFLLPGTGVRWHDHAERLLTYAEPVSRVGLYVSLAIIYAWFGGMKFTDYEAQGLVPLVENSPLLSWFYALFSVRGFAAFLGFLELSIGLLIALRLASPVFSVAGGFLSAGLFVTTLSFMFSTPGVVVPELGVPAISVAPGQFLLKDIGLFAASFWVFVDSLKAAIRK; translated from the coding sequence ATGTCTCGCATCATTACTCAGACCCCCGAACCGTTCCTCTTACCTGGTACCGGCGTGCGGTGGCACGATCACGCCGAACGCTTGCTCACTTACGCAGAGCCGGTCAGCCGGGTCGGCCTCTACGTGTCGCTCGCGATCATCTACGCCTGGTTCGGCGGAATGAAGTTCACCGACTACGAAGCCCAGGGGCTGGTGCCGCTGGTGGAGAACAGCCCGTTGCTGAGCTGGTTCTACGCCCTGTTTTCGGTCCGCGGCTTCGCCGCCTTTCTCGGCTTCCTGGAACTGAGCATCGGACTGCTGATCGCGCTCAGATTGGCAAGCCCGGTCTTCTCCGTCGCCGGCGGTTTTCTCTCGGCCGGACTCTTCGTCACGACCTTGAGCTTCATGTTCTCGACGCCGGGTGTCGTGGTGCCGGAGCTCGGGGTGCCCGCAATCTCGGTCGCGCCGGGCCAGTTCCTCCTCAAGGATATCGGCCTGTTCGCCGCCTCCTTCTGGGTATTCGTCGACTCGCTGAAGGCCGCCATTCGCAAGTGA
- a CDS encoding cupin domain-containing protein gives MKIRSILSAAYAATAIAAATPAAAHGIGETVRPHFAEAIPNIPGKSLVSVIVDYTPGGASPSHLHAKSAFIFAYVLSGEIESQVNDGPKHVYRAGESFYEPPGSLHAVSRNASNTRPAKLLAVFVVDSDEKQLTTPVK, from the coding sequence ATGAAAATACGATCCATTCTCAGTGCGGCCTATGCTGCCACTGCCATCGCTGCGGCAACGCCCGCCGCCGCGCATGGCATCGGTGAAACGGTCAGGCCGCACTTCGCGGAGGCGATTCCCAACATCCCCGGCAAGTCGCTGGTCAGCGTGATCGTCGATTATACGCCGGGCGGGGCATCGCCTTCACATCTCCACGCCAAGTCGGCTTTCATCTTCGCTTACGTCCTGTCGGGAGAAATCGAGTCGCAGGTGAATGACGGGCCGAAGCATGTTTACCGGGCCGGCGAGAGTTTCTATGAGCCGCCGGGCTCGCTCCATGCCGTCAGCCGCAATGCGAGCAACACCAGGCCCGCGAAACTGCTCGCAGTGTTTGTCGTCGACAGCGACGAGAAGCAACTGACCACTCCGGTCAAATAG
- a CDS encoding carboxymuconolactone decarboxylase family protein has protein sequence MSKRLDYNQIAPAGIKALGGVYGYVMQSKLPAVLVNLVYLRVSQINNCAYCLDMHTRDLLKNGVKIEKLALVQAWAEAGNLFDARERAALAWSETVTRVAETNVPDEAYQAARAVFEERELVDLTIAIGLMNAYNRMAIGFRNTPQAAIENERAA, from the coding sequence ATGAGCAAGCGCCTCGACTACAACCAGATCGCCCCGGCAGGCATCAAAGCGCTGGGCGGCGTCTACGGCTACGTCATGCAGAGCAAGCTTCCCGCAGTGCTTGTCAACCTGGTTTATCTGCGTGTGTCGCAGATCAACAATTGCGCTTACTGCCTCGACATGCACACCCGCGACCTGCTCAAGAACGGTGTGAAGATCGAGAAGCTCGCACTGGTGCAAGCGTGGGCTGAGGCTGGAAATCTCTTCGACGCACGCGAACGCGCTGCGCTCGCATGGTCAGAAACGGTGACGCGCGTCGCAGAGACCAACGTGCCGGATGAAGCCTATCAGGCTGCCCGCGCCGTGTTCGAGGAGCGCGAGCTCGTCGACCTCACGATCGCGATCGGCTTGATGAACGCCTACAATCGGATGGCCATCGGTTTCCGGAACACGCCGCAAGCGGCGATCGAGAACGAGCGGGCGGCCTGA